From a region of the Helianthus annuus cultivar XRQ/B chromosome 5, HanXRQr2.0-SUNRISE, whole genome shotgun sequence genome:
- the LOC110941928 gene encoding ACT domain-containing protein DS12, chloroplastic — MAVAMASCGSTLAVYTKLVAIEKQPIFKTAFFGSSFASDPVKHMSTSAKQRLSYSLSTMIPKASATAIEDGSYQDTDVVPTPKVIIDQDSDPNATVVEITFGDRLGALLDTMNALKNLGLNVVKANVCLDSSGKHNTFSITNASTGRKVDDPELLEAIRLTIISNLLEYHPESSAQLAMGEAFGVEAPAKKLDVDIATHVHVYDDSPDRSLLVVETADRPGLLVDLVKIVTDINVAVESGEFDTEGLLAKAKFHVNYKGKALIKPLQQVVTNSLRYFLRRPTTEESSF, encoded by the exons ATGGCTGTTGCTATGGCTTCCTGTGGTTCTACTCTTGCCGTTTACACCAAATTGGTTGCTATTGAAAAGCAACCCATCTTCAAAACTGCATTTTTTGGATCCTCTTTTGCTTCTGATCCTGTTAAACATATGTCTACTTCTGCAAAACAAAG ATTGTCATATTCATTGAGTACTATGATTCCAAAAGCATCAGCTACAGCTATTGAG GATGGAAGCTATCAGGATACTGATGTGGTTCCAACACCCAAAGTTATTATTGACCAAGACTCTGACCCGAATGCAACTGTGGTAGAGATTACATTCGGGGATCGCCTTGGAGCTCTTCTTGATACC ATGAATGCTCTTAAAAATCTTGGCCTAAATGTTGTCAAAGCAAACGTTTGTCTGGATTCTTCTGGGAAGCACAACACGTTTTCAATCACAAATGC CTCGACTGGACGTAAAGTTGATGACCCAGAGTTGCTTGAGGCGATCCGTCTAACAATTATCAGCAATCTTCTAGAATATCACCCG GAATCAAGTGCTCAATTGGCAATGGGAGAAGCCTTTGGAGTCGAAGCACCAGCGAAAAAG CTTGACGTTGACATTGCAACCCATGTCCATGTTTATGACGACAGCCCTGATCGAAG TCTGCTTGTAGTGGAGACAGCGGATCGGCCCGGATTACTGGTGGATCTTGTGAAAATTGTCACCGACATAAATGTTGCCGTTGAGTCCGGAGAGTTCGATACCgag GGTTTGTTGGCGAAGGCCAAATTTCACGTCAACTACAAGGGTAAAGCTCTTATCAAACCGCTTCAACAG gttGTCACGAATAGTTTACGGTACTTTTTGAGGCGACCAACTACCGAAGAGTCGAGTTTTTGA